In Magnetospirillum sp. XM-1, a single window of DNA contains:
- the nrdR gene encoding transcriptional regulator NrdR translates to MRCPFCGQDDTQVKDSRPTDDNAAIRRRRACPGCGSRFTTFERVQIRDLVVVKKDGSRSTFDREKVVKSLQIALRKRPVEDDQIERIANGIYRRLESLGENEVPSKLIGELVMDVLMELDQVAYLRYASVYRNFREAKDFGDFLGKMGRSSGDN, encoded by the coding sequence ATGCGATGCCCGTTTTGCGGCCAGGACGATACTCAGGTGAAGGATTCACGCCCGACCGATGATAATGCGGCCATCCGTCGCCGCAGAGCTTGTCCAGGGTGTGGATCACGGTTCACCACCTTCGAACGGGTTCAAATCCGTGATCTGGTCGTGGTCAAAAAGGACGGATCACGCTCGACCTTCGACCGGGAGAAAGTGGTCAAGTCTCTCCAGATCGCCCTGCGTAAACGCCCTGTCGAAGATGATCAGATCGAACGGATTGCCAATGGCATCTACCGCCGCCTTGAGAGCCTGGGGGAGAACGAGGTTCCGTCCAAGCTCATCGGCGAACTGGTCATGGACGTGCTGATGGAACTCGATCAGGTCGCCTATTTGCGGTACGCCTCGGTCTACCGGAACTTCCGCGAAGCCAAGGATTTCGGGGATTTCCTGGGAAAGATGGGACGCAGTAGCGGTGATAACTGA
- a CDS encoding response regulator, which yields MSVLSKRILVVDDSATMRRILCNVLAQIGFTSVTSATGGGQAIALLNSEEYGLVISDWKMEPITGLDLVRAIRGTEKIASMPVLMVSAESEKNRIITAIACGISDYIVKPFTRRVLEQKLENIFGPLS from the coding sequence ATGTCAGTATTAAGTAAAAGAATTCTTGTCGTTGACGACAGTGCGACGATGAGAAGAATATTGTGCAATGTGCTTGCACAAATTGGATTCACCAGCGTAACCAGTGCTACTGGCGGCGGCCAAGCCATCGCCCTACTGAATTCAGAAGAATATGGCCTCGTGATCTCGGACTGGAAAATGGAGCCAATAACTGGATTGGACCTAGTTCGAGCAATCAGAGGAACCGAGAAAATAGCATCGATGCCAGTTCTGATGGTATCCGCTGAGTCTGAAAAGAATAGAATCATCACTGCAATCGCGTGCGGCATTAGCGATTATATTGTTAAGCCGTTTACTCGTCGTGTTCTTGAGCAAAAATTAGAAAATATCTTTGGCCCGCTGTCATAG
- a CDS encoding bacteriohemerythrin has product MLMSNRVIWSDELLLGNKEIDADHKAFFEIALMLDCSLEHETINFDYVQFLVKSLNEYVEGHFKREEILMVSFGYTDWVRDHIEKHDFFRRIVHNVSRTALTGKRESIALLSKVCTHWFWSHIIGYDAQLKSQVGFEMVDSRSIEEILAA; this is encoded by the coding sequence ATGCTTATGTCTAATCGCGTAATTTGGAGCGATGAACTGCTTCTTGGCAACAAAGAAATTGATGCCGACCACAAGGCGTTCTTTGAAATAGCCCTGATGCTCGATTGCTCACTTGAGCACGAAACAATTAATTTTGACTACGTTCAGTTTTTGGTTAAATCACTGAATGAATATGTTGAAGGGCACTTCAAGAGAGAAGAGATTCTCATGGTGAGCTTTGGTTACACTGATTGGGTGAGGGATCACATCGAAAAACATGATTTCTTTCGAAGAATTGTTCACAATGTGTCGAGAACCGCATTGACGGGAAAGAGAGAGTCAATCGCCCTTCTGTCTAAAGTTTGCACCCATTGGTTTTGGAGCCATATTATTGGCTACGACGCACAATTAAAGAGTCAGGTCGGATTCGAGATGGTCGACAGCCGGTCGATCGAAGAAATTCTTGCCGCATGA
- a CDS encoding DNA adenine methylase, protein MAIFRYPGGKERGKNTIDSFIPDDVDEVISPFLGGGAVELDLSQRGIQVHGFDVFAPLTNCWQQIKLDAGAVADAARQFHPMDRDGFYQLQKTYFSIPDPVMQAAAFFALNRASYSGLTFSGGYSGERFTTSCINKLARTTIPNLSVEQAEFATSLSGHPDAFAYLDPPYLLTPEKSNLYGIKGDAHRNFDHVRLADVLRSRPGCWLLSYNNDESVRRLYAGYPMVATSWTYGTGKVGAELLVFSHNLADAVGMTPLGRRFSCSWHRDDDQMIQIA, encoded by the coding sequence ATGGCGATATTTAGATACCCGGGGGGTAAAGAGAGAGGCAAAAATACAATTGATTCCTTCATCCCTGATGACGTGGATGAAGTGATCTCCCCCTTCCTCGGAGGCGGTGCTGTAGAACTGGACCTGAGTCAACGCGGCATCCAGGTGCATGGATTCGATGTGTTCGCCCCACTCACGAACTGCTGGCAGCAGATCAAGCTCGATGCAGGTGCTGTCGCCGACGCTGCCCGCCAGTTCCACCCGATGGACCGGGATGGGTTCTACCAGCTTCAGAAAACGTACTTCTCCATCCCCGACCCGGTGATGCAGGCCGCAGCATTCTTCGCACTCAATCGGGCTTCATATTCTGGTCTGACATTTTCAGGGGGCTACTCTGGGGAAAGATTCACCACATCCTGTATCAACAAATTGGCACGAACCACGATCCCCAACCTCAGCGTCGAGCAGGCCGAATTCGCAACCAGCCTATCGGGGCACCCTGATGCCTTTGCCTACCTTGATCCGCCATACCTCCTGACCCCCGAAAAATCCAACCTCTATGGAATCAAAGGTGATGCCCACCGGAACTTCGATCACGTTCGACTCGCTGATGTTCTTCGGTCGCGACCAGGATGCTGGTTGCTTTCTTACAACAACGACGAATCGGTGCGACGGCTCTATGCAGGGTATCCGATGGTCGCCACCAGTTGGACCTATGGAACCGGCAAGGTAGGGGCCGAGCTATTGGTGTTTTCCCATAACCTGGCCGACGCAGTAGGCATGACCCCATTGGGTCGTCGATTCAGTTGTTCATGGCATCGCGACGATGACCAGATGATCCAGATCGCCTGA
- a CDS encoding response regulator transcription factor — translation MSHPRNQPYPAHLLDFSILVVEDCATTNKIIHKLLLADSFSNISSVSSGEEAIELLNGMEILPDIILSDWSMGNVDGLQLLEFVRNMTPHCIFIMVTVQDCPEAIMLAKAHHVDGYIVKPVTRRKLIDEIELTVSRLSIEHD, via the coding sequence ATGTCGCATCCCAGAAACCAGCCGTATCCGGCTCACCTTCTCGACTTTTCAATATTAGTTGTTGAGGATTGTGCCACAACTAATAAAATTATTCACAAGCTTTTATTGGCGGATTCATTTAGCAATATATCATCCGTAAGTAGCGGGGAAGAAGCTATTGAGCTTTTAAATGGCATGGAGATATTGCCAGATATAATTCTTTCTGACTGGTCAATGGGAAATGTTGATGGTTTGCAGTTGCTCGAGTTTGTTAGAAACATGACGCCGCATTGTATTTTTATAATGGTAACAGTCCAGGACTGCCCAGAGGCAATTATGCTCGCAAAAGCCCATCATGTTGATGGATACATTGTGAAACCTGTGACGAGGCGAAAGTTGATTGATGAAATAGAGTTGACCGTTTCAAGGCTATCAATCGAACATGACTAA
- a CDS encoding site-specific integrase, which yields MAGKQAKVLTATQISTVLLHLGSTRHAARDRVMFLLSAKAGFRAKEIAMITWSMVLTATGEVGDVIHLEDKATKRLSGRSIPLNRELRAALVELHGSGIRSPDHPVIFSERGVGMTANTVVAWFARLYSRLGFQGCSSHSGRRTFVTNAARKVGQAGGSLRDVQQLAGHRSLTMTARYIESDSDSQRRLVNMI from the coding sequence ATGGCAGGCAAACAGGCAAAGGTTCTCACGGCGACCCAAATCTCGACAGTTTTGCTTCATCTTGGATCGACCCGACATGCAGCACGAGATCGTGTGATGTTCCTGCTGTCCGCGAAGGCCGGTTTTCGGGCCAAAGAAATCGCCATGATCACATGGTCGATGGTACTGACCGCTACCGGTGAGGTCGGGGATGTCATCCACCTGGAGGACAAAGCCACCAAGCGTTTGTCCGGCCGGTCGATTCCTTTGAACCGTGAACTGCGTGCTGCCCTGGTCGAACTCCATGGCAGTGGAATTCGCAGTCCAGACCATCCCGTAATCTTTTCCGAACGCGGTGTGGGGATGACGGCGAACACCGTCGTCGCGTGGTTCGCTCGTCTCTATAGCCGACTTGGGTTCCAGGGCTGCTCATCGCATTCGGGAAGAAGGACGTTCGTCACCAACGCTGCGAGGAAGGTCGGACAGGCCGGTGGCTCTCTCCGTGATGTCCAGCAGCTTGCCGGGCATCGCAGCCTGACTATGACCGCCCGATACATCGAATCCGATTCCGATTCACAGCGGCGTCTGGTCAACATGATCTGA
- a CDS encoding bacteriohemerythrin, with translation MKYEYFVWTDSLLIGNETIDNDHKVFFDIANLIVDLANSGEADARSFRDSVKLLKNYARAHFDREELFMRRIGYAQWIDNHIERHEQFLAIINEQALSIYADDRKAIYFLANTINDWMNSHIKEEDQKLKKYIYEMGIDDGTIANYMKFD, from the coding sequence ATGAAATACGAATACTTCGTGTGGACAGACAGCTTGCTAATTGGGAACGAAACAATTGATAACGACCATAAGGTATTTTTCGACATAGCCAATCTCATTGTAGATTTGGCCAACTCCGGCGAAGCAGATGCACGATCCTTCAGAGACTCCGTAAAGCTTCTAAAAAATTACGCCAGAGCACACTTTGATCGTGAAGAGCTATTCATGAGGCGGATTGGATACGCTCAATGGATAGATAACCATATTGAAAGACATGAACAGTTTCTTGCAATTATTAATGAACAAGCACTAAGCATTTACGCCGATGATCGGAAGGCTATTTATTTTCTTGCCAATACAATTAATGACTGGATGAATTCGCACATCAAAGAAGAAGATCAAAAACTAAAAAAATACATTTATGAGATGGGGATTGATGACGGCACAATCGCTAATTATATGAAATTTGATTAG
- a CDS encoding tyrosine phosphatase family protein, producing MTKKKLPFTMLICGLDELGDELESFRPSHILSILDPNEDHDDPLVFPESIKVLSLRFFDLHATTGSVGMMLSAQDRSEFPSIDHAQAIIDFGREIPSGGRVLCHCWAGISRSTAAAFVLACLHMTADEAMELIMELRPGAMPNRLIVKFADRLLRAEGRMVAAVDGHKRDVGSRSIKSIRR from the coding sequence ATGACCAAGAAAAAATTGCCATTCACGATGTTGATCTGCGGCCTGGACGAGCTTGGTGACGAGTTGGAATCGTTTCGCCCGTCGCACATTCTCTCGATTCTCGACCCTAATGAGGACCACGACGATCCACTGGTCTTCCCCGAATCGATAAAGGTTCTGAGCCTGCGATTTTTTGACCTGCACGCCACAACCGGATCAGTCGGAATGATGTTGTCGGCCCAGGACCGGTCTGAATTCCCGAGCATTGACCATGCCCAGGCCATCATCGATTTTGGTCGTGAGATACCCAGCGGTGGCCGGGTATTGTGCCATTGCTGGGCCGGAATATCCCGCTCAACCGCAGCAGCGTTCGTACTGGCCTGCCTGCACATGACGGCAGATGAAGCCATGGAACTGATCATGGAACTTAGGCCCGGAGCGATGCCAAACAGGCTCATCGTAAAATTCGCAGACCGACTTCTTCGTGCTGAAGGCCGAATGGTTGCTGCGGTTGACGGTCATAAACGCGATGTCGGTTCAAGGTCGATCAAGTCGATCAGGCGTTGA
- a CDS encoding phospholipase D family protein, giving the protein MSYGRLSIIVATVTLLMTAHAGMAADRQIDVCFTPGMDCTGKVVEAIGTARRTILIQAYSFTSPPIAQALVQAKKRGVDVRAVLDRSQRMEKYSGADFLANGGVPVQIDAAHSIAHNKVMVLDGSTVITGSFNFTKAAQDRNAENLLVISDPELAAKYEANWKKHAGHSEVYGGRGR; this is encoded by the coding sequence ATGAGTTACGGTCGTCTTTCGATCATCGTGGCAACGGTGACCCTGTTGATGACTGCTCATGCCGGGATGGCCGCTGACCGTCAGATCGATGTCTGCTTCACCCCTGGAATGGACTGCACTGGGAAGGTCGTAGAGGCCATCGGAACCGCTCGACGCACCATCCTGATCCAAGCCTATTCGTTCACCTCACCGCCTATCGCACAGGCTTTGGTGCAGGCCAAAAAACGTGGTGTCGATGTGCGGGCAGTCTTGGACAGGAGCCAGCGAATGGAAAAATACAGCGGTGCCGATTTCCTGGCGAACGGCGGGGTGCCGGTTCAGATCGACGCGGCCCACTCCATTGCCCACAACAAGGTAATGGTGCTGGACGGCTCGACGGTTATCACCGGATCGTTCAATTTTACCAAGGCCGCCCAGGATCGAAACGCTGAGAACCTACTGGTGATCAGCGATCCTGAATTGGCTGCCAAGTACGAGGCGAACTGGAAGAAGCACGCAGGGCATTCGGAAGTGTATGGCGGTCGGGGTAGGTAA